In the Halorubrum ruber genome, CAGACCCGGACACCGACTTCGAGGACTCCGTCCACGCGTTCGCGGAGATGAAAGACGCCGGGCAGGTCGCCCACGTCGGCCTCTCGAACGTCACCGTCGAGCAGCTGGAGACGGCGACCGACATCGTCGACATCGCGACGGTCCAGAACCGCTACAACGTCGGCCACCGCGACGACGAGGACGTGCTGGCCGCCTGCGAGGAGAAAGGTGTGGGGTTCATCCCGTGGGGCCCGATGTACGCGGTCGACGACGAGGACGCCGGCGGGGTGCTCGACGAGGTCGCCGAGCGACGAGACGCGACGCCCCAGCAGGTCTCGCTCGCGTGGCTGCTCGACCACTCGGACGTGACGCTCCCGATCCCGGGGACGTCGAGCGTCGACCACCTCGAGTCCAACCTCGCGGCCGCGGACCTGTCGCTCACCGACGAGGACCGCGCCGCGCTGAACGCCGTCGACCCGCAGTAGGCCGCGAGGCCACGTCTGCCGGCTTCACCCGGCGGTCTCGACGTCGGCCATCTCGGCCATCTCGGCGACCTTCAGCGCAGTCGCGACGTTGAACGCCAGCCCGAGCGGCGCGGCGACGACCGCGGCCGCGATCGCGCCGCCGGGGCCGGCGTGCGCGAGGAGGCTCACCGGAACCGAACAGAGCGCCGTGACGACCGCGACGGCGAGGAAGAACCCAAGCGGTCGGTGTTCGTCCACGAGCGCTCGTGCCCGCCGCGCCGCGGACTCGATCCCGCGGTCCTCCAAGGCGAGGACGTAGACGGTCGGGAAGTACAGGTACGAGACGACGAGCGCCGCGAGGATCGCGACCACGAACAGCGGCGGGAAGAGGAGCAGCGGCAGGAACAGCGCCGCGAGTGCGAGGACCACGAGCGCTTCGAGGAGGATCATCCGAGCGCCGAACCGGCGAACGGCCGCGACGAAGTCGAAGCGCCCGGTCGTGATCTCCGCCGCGATGCTCCCGAAGTAGCCCGCGCTCAGCGCGCCGGAGACGACGACGTACGCGCCGATCAGGGGTGCGAGCAGCGGCAGCGGGTCGACGGCCCCAAACGGGAGCGACACCGTCACGCCGTCGCCGCTCGGCGCGTCGACGAAGCTCCAGAGATCGTACCGGTACACCGGGAACGAAGCCCGGAGCGAGAGCCCGTTCGTCCGTCCCGTCGCGAGCAGTTCCCGGGCGCGGAACAGCGCCGTCGCCAGCGGGACGAGCGCGAGCGGAAGCAGCCGCCCGATGTGCGCGAACGTGCGTTGGAGGATCGGTTCCGGGGGCGGCGTGTCGGCTGACGGACCGGTGGAGGGCTCGGCCATGGTGGGGGATCGCGTTCGATCGTAAAAAGCGTCGTCCGTCCGCGCCAACCGACCGCACGCCGCGACGGGATCGAGGCCCGGTGGCGAGCCTACTCCTCGAACGGGTTCGTCAGTTCGACCGTCTCCTCGCGGTCGGGGCCGACGCCGACGGCGTACACCGGGGTATCGATCTCGTCGGCGAGGAACTCCAGGTACTCGCGGGCGGCCTCGGGTAAGGCGTCGTAGCCGGCCTCGGCGACCGCGGCCGAGTCGAACGGCTCCCACGTGTCGAGCGTCTCGTAGACGGGCTCGCAGCGCTCCCACCGGTCGGTGGTGGTGGGGACGGTATCGAGCGTCTCTCCGTCTAACTCGTAGCCCGTACACACCTTCAGCTCGTCGAGCCCGGCGAGCACGTCGACGTGGTTGACCGCGACGCCGGTGAAGCCGGAGACGCGCGCCGAGTGCCGGAGCATCGGGAGGTCGAGCCAGCCGATCCGGCGCGGGCGACCGGTGACGGTCCCGAACTCGCCGCCCTTCTCGCGGATCTCGTCGGCGAGCGCCTCCTCGTCGGCGTCGCCGTCGAGTTCGGTCGGGAGCGGCCCCTCGCCGACGCGCGAGAGGTACGCCTTCACGATGCCGACGACCTCGCCGTCGCCGACCTTCGTGACGCCGAGCCCCGATCCGACGGCCGCGCCGCCGGCGGTCGGATTCGACGAGGTGACGAACGGGTAGTTCCCGTGGTCGACGTCGATGTGGGTCCCCTGCGCGCCCTCGAAGACGATCGCGTCGCCGGCCTCGTGGCGGCGGTGGAGGTAGTCGGAGCAGTTGACGGTCATCCCCTCGTCGGCGAGGCGCTCGCCGATCGCGGCGAACTCCTCGTGAAGCGCGTCGACGTCGAACGCCTCGGCGCGGTCGTCGACATCGTCGATGTCGAGCCCGTACACGTCCTCGACGAGCGCGCGCTTCTGCGGGACCGCGTATTCGAGCTTCTCGCGGAGCGCGTCGGGGTCGAGCAGGTCCGCGACCCGGATCCCGCGGCGGCCGGCCTTGTCCTCGTAGGTCGGGCCGATCCCGCGCCCCGTGGTGCCGACCTCGTCGCCGGCGTCGTCGTCGGCCTTGACTTCCTCTTCGATCCCGTCGAGCACGCGGTGGTACGGCATGATGACGTGCGCCCGGCGGGCGACGCGCACGTCGGGGTCGAGCCCGCGCTCGCGCAGGTC is a window encoding:
- a CDS encoding aldo/keto reductase, which translates into the protein MASNTTSGSETFDIGGDLTVNRLGFGAMRITGEEIIGRPEDEADAEDVLRRAVDLGVDFVDTADSYGPGVSERLIGEALGDPDDVVVASKAGLLRNREGDWLPHGDPDFLKNQVLCSLDRLGTDTIDLYQYHRPDPDTDFEDSVHAFAEMKDAGQVAHVGLSNVTVEQLETATDIVDIATVQNRYNVGHRDDEDVLAACEEKGVGFIPWGPMYAVDDEDAGGVLDEVAERRDATPQQVSLAWLLDHSDVTLPIPGTSSVDHLESNLAAADLSLTDEDRAALNAVDPQ
- a CDS encoding adenylosuccinate synthase codes for the protein MTLTIVGSQLGDEGKGALVDRWGGDADVVVRYQGGDNAGHTVVEGGAEYKLSLVPSGAVRGTVGILGNGCVVNPRTLFTEIDDLRERGLDPDVRVARRAHVIMPYHRVLDGIEEEVKADDDAGDEVGTTGRGIGPTYEDKAGRRGIRVADLLDPDALREKLEYAVPQKRALVEDVYGLDIDDVDDRAEAFDVDALHEEFAAIGERLADEGMTVNCSDYLHRRHEAGDAIVFEGAQGTHIDVDHGNYPFVTSSNPTAGGAAVGSGLGVTKVGDGEVVGIVKAYLSRVGEGPLPTELDGDADEEALADEIREKGGEFGTVTGRPRRIGWLDLPMLRHSARVSGFTGVAVNHVDVLAGLDELKVCTGYELDGETLDTVPTTTDRWERCEPVYETLDTWEPFDSAAVAEAGYDALPEAAREYLEFLADEIDTPVYAVGVGPDREETVELTNPFEE